One part of the Neoarius graeffei isolate fNeoGra1 chromosome 2, fNeoGra1.pri, whole genome shotgun sequence genome encodes these proteins:
- the best1 gene encoding bestrophin-2, which yields MTVTYSRRVADARLGTFSHLLLRWKGSIYKLLYRELLIFVVLYYIISVLYRFLLDEGQRRLFEKLAIYCDQYAQLIPVSFVLGFYVTLVVSRWWGQFESIPWPDRLAVLVGGHVRGADEGARLIRRSLVRYANLSGILTYRSISTAVYKRFPTMQHLVQGGLMTVEELRQLKELPSPHNKFWVPCMWFVNLALRARTEGCINNDVALSAILNELNMLRSQCMKLYSYDWISLPLVYTQVVTVAVYSFFLACLIGRQFLDPAQGYQGHNLDFFLPVFTLLQFFFYVGWLKVAEQLINPFGEDDDDFETNWLVDRNLQVSLLSVDEMYDLLPMIEKDKYWNESEPQPPYTAASAEHQKPSYMGSALDINVPKEDMEFQHNLEQIKEHEEANHSTPLLGSLTRLLGVQSPSFLRSSTSSSSRVSLLRRRPRAPFSRFPLYLHPEAPVAHSQYQNPPECDMAEYAFSSMSLYERPGFYSCPQTPIHCVPPPVNRSRPPRRAQGDLAHSTSSFSHPLLGSQMLSPDMPSRMPGSTSLGLPGMGEDGSEHPCVSTFSFPDPVAETCPPSKLWLNQALLSHCPPPSCFSMDTPPPTEGQLGPLSACAMNGGGERVFSFTPPIWNPIQGSMSSGCINASSTSNSNTNNTNSSTGNLCNLTGLACGSSSNTRLVNRSTMALTNSASSITPTTANTTQQTASQHNSPKDSGILLSEKDLLGELVVQNGTVRPNGAREQF from the exons ATGACAGTGACATACTCACGCAGGGTTGCCGATGCCCGTCTTGGTACCTTCTCTCACTTGCTACTGCGTTGGAAAGGAAGCATTTACAAGCTGCTGTACCGAGAGTTGCTCATCTTCGTTGTGCTTTACTACATCATCAGTGTCCTCTACAG GTTCCTCTTGGATGAAGGGCAGAGGAGGCTATTTGAGAAACTTGCCATCTACTGTGATCAATACGCACAACTTATTCCTGTATCATTTGTACTGG GTTTTTATGTGACCCTGGTTGTATCTCGCTGGTGGGGGCAATTTGAGAGCATCCCATGGCCAGATCGCTTGGCAGTGTTGGTGGGCGGGCATGTCCGGGGGGCAGACGAAGGTGCCAGGCTGATCCGCAGGAGTCTGGTGCGTTATGCCAACCTGTCTGGCATCCTCACATACCGCTCCATCAGCACTGCTGTTTATAAGAGGTTTCCCACCATGCAGCACCTGGTACAAGGAG GACTGATGACAGTAGAGGAACTAAGGCAGCTGAAAGAACTGCCGTCTCCTCATAATAAATTCTGGGTTCCTTGCATGTGGTTTGTGAATCTGGCACTGAGAGCACGGACAGAGGGATGCATCAACAATGACGTTGCCCTCTCTGCCATTCTCAAC GAGTTAAATATGTTGCGCTCTCAGTGCATGAAGCTGTACAGTTATGACTGGATCAGTCTGCCACTTGTATACACTCAG GTGGTAACTGTGGCTGTATACAGCTTCTTCTTGGCTTGTCTGATTGGTCGGCAGTTTCTTGACCCTGCTCAGGGCTATCAGGGCCACAATCTTGATTTCTTCCTTCCTGTCTTCACACTTCTACAGTTCTTCTTCTATGTTGGCTGGCTCAAG GTGGcagagcaactcatcaatccatTTGGGGAAGATGATGATGACTTTGAGACAAACTGGCTTGTGGATCGCAACTTACAG GTGTCTCTGTTGTCAGTTGATGAAATGTATGATCTGCTTCCGATGATAGAGAAGGATAAATACTGGAATGAATCAGAGCCCCAGCCACCCTATACAGCAGCCAGTGCTGAACACCAAAAACCCTCTTACATGGGCTCTGCTCTGGACATCAA TGTACCTAAAGAAGATATGGAGTTCCAGCATAACCTAGAGCAGATCAAGGAGCATGAGGAAGCCAACCACTCCACTCCTCTTCTGGGCAGCCTGACTCGTTTGCTGGGTGTGCAGTCACCTAGTTTTCTCCgctcttctacttcttcttcttctagagtTTCTCTTCTCCGTCGTCGCCCACGTGCTCCTTTCAGCCGCTTCCCTCTCTATCTGCATCCTGAAGCCCCTGTGGCACACAGCCAATACCAAAATCCACCTGAATGTGACATGGCTGAGTATGCTTTTTCCTCTATGTCTCTGTATGAGAGACCTGGTTTCTATAGTTGCCCACAGACACCCATCCACTGTGTGCCCCCGCCTGTTAATCGTTCCCGCCCACCCCGCAGGGCACAGGGTGACCTGGCACACAGCACCAGTTCATTTTCTCACCCTCTGCTGGGCTCACAGATGTTGTCTCCTGATATGCCAAGCCGTATGCCCGGTTCCACATCCTTAGGCCTTCCTGGGATGGGAGAAGATGGCTCAGAACACCCTTGTGTGTCCACATTCTCCTTCCCTGATCCTGTGGCAGAGACATGCCCTCCAAGCAAACTGTGGCTGAATCAGGCGCTGCTGTCCCATTGTCCCCCACCTTCTTGTTTCTCTATGGACACTCCTCCTCCAACCGAAGGACAGTTGGGACCCTTAAGTGCCTGTGCGATGAATGGAggtggagagagagtgttctcctTCACTCCTCCCATATGGAACCCCATTCAGGGCAGCATGAGCTCAGGGTGCATAAATGCATCCAGCACATCCAATAGCAACACCAACAACACCAACAGCAGCACCGGTAACCTGTGTAATCTCACAGGTCTTGCATGTGGCTCGAGCAGCAACACACGACTCGTCAACAGAAGCACTATGGCACTGACTAACTCAGCCAGTTCCATCACTCCTACTACTGCAAACACAACACAACAAACAGCCAGTCAACACAATTCCCCCAAGGATTCTGGGATCTTGTTATCTGAGAAAGATTTATTGGGAGAGTTAGTGGTGCAGAATGGGACTGTGAGACCAAATGGAGCGAGGGAACAGTTCTGA
- the LOC132881731 gene encoding uncharacterized protein LOC132881731, translating to MDEMRATVIDHVIVHGMTMAEAGLRVRPNLSRFTVATIIRAFRQHNRVERMPHRGGRVAIFTVAQETLIVDMVRENNLIRLREIRDKVIADNVNFESIDDVSLATIDRVLRRQKMRMKQVCRVPFECNSARHKDLRYEYVQRILQLDAMARPHEYLFLDEAGFNLQKRRQRGRNIIGQRAITEVPGQRGGNTTLCAAMGSEGLVHRHAVLGSYNTQRLLTFLEELRDILLDRQHHHPGPAHPI from the exons ATGGACGAGATGCGAGCAACAGTCATTGACCATGTCATTGTCCATGGCATGACAATGGCTGAAGCAGGACTAAGAGTCCGTCCAAACCTGAGTAGGTTCACCGTGGCCACCATTATCAGGGCATTCAGACAACACAACAG AGTTGAAAGAATGCCACATAGAGGTGGGAGGGTTGCCATATTTACAGTGGCACAAGAAACCCTCATTGTGGATATGGTTCGTGAGAACAACCTCATCAGACTCCGGGAGATCAGAGACAAAGTCATTGCTGATAATGTCAACTTTGAGAGCATTGATGATGTCAGCTTGGCCACAATAGACCGAGTTCTCCGGCGCCAAAAGATGCGGATGAAACAGGTCTGTAGGGTTCCCTTTGAGTGCAACTCTGCGCGACACAAAGACCTACGTTACGAGTATGTGCAA AGGATATTACAGTTGGACGCGATGGCCAGACCTCATGAGTACCTCTTCCTGGATGAGGCTGGCTTCAACCTGCAGAAACGAAGGCAAAGAGGCCGTAACATCATTGGCCAAAGAGCCATCACTGAGGTTCCTGGCCAACGGGGGGGTAATACTACTCTTTGTGCGGCCATGGGTTCGGAGGGGCTTGTCCACCGGCATGCTGTCCTTGGGTCTTACAACACCCAACGTCTCCTCACCTTCCTAGAGGAGCTAAGAGACATCCTCCTGGACCGCCAACACCACCATCCTGGGCCCGCACATCCCATTTAG